From a single Sinorhizobium sp. RAC02 genomic region:
- a CDS encoding DUF2268 domain-containing putative Zn-dependent protease (predicted Zn-dependent protease with a strongly conserved HExxH motif) translates to MRLNIHFLEAEGALGPWHAALQTQADAVADRIAEIVSPKFGRHPVDVIIQYLPDETIPELGFGGSCFRRGLVTISLDPEASGFEDGLARGIFRRTLAHELHHAMRWDACGYGLSLGEAFVSEGFADVFSCTVTGVSVPPWANTSIYADWAAVLDQAERERDSHDYDHAAWFFGTGELPRWAGYTIGYHLARLYGQANPEAAARGMIDTSAAAVLTFWVALKANALADR, encoded by the coding sequence ATGAGGCTCAACATCCATTTTCTTGAGGCCGAGGGGGCGCTTGGTCCCTGGCACGCCGCGCTGCAAACCCAGGCCGACGCCGTTGCTGACCGCATCGCCGAAATTGTGTCCCCGAAATTTGGGAGGCACCCGGTCGATGTCATCATCCAGTATCTACCGGATGAGACCATTCCCGAACTTGGTTTTGGCGGCTCATGCTTTCGACGTGGGCTCGTGACGATCAGCCTCGATCCGGAAGCGTCCGGATTCGAGGACGGTCTGGCCCGAGGCATTTTCCGTCGCACGCTTGCTCATGAGCTCCATCATGCAATGCGATGGGATGCCTGTGGGTATGGACTATCGTTGGGCGAGGCCTTCGTATCAGAGGGGTTTGCTGACGTTTTTTCGTGTACGGTTACCGGCGTTTCGGTTCCGCCTTGGGCGAACACATCAATATATGCGGACTGGGCGGCCGTTCTCGACCAGGCGGAGCGAGAACGGGACAGCCACGACTACGATCATGCGGCTTGGTTCTTCGGCACTGGCGAACTGCCACGATGGGCAGGCTATACCATTGGCTATCACCTGGCCCGTCTCTACGGTCAGGCCAACCCGGAGGCCGCTGCAAGGGGCATGATTGACACTTCAGCGGCCGCGGTCCTCACATTCTGGGTGGCGCTCAAGGCGAATGCTTTAGCCGATAGATAG